The sequence tactccagtattcttgcctagagaatccaatggacagaggagcctagagaatGACTAGGTccacaggctcacaaagagtctgacatgacagaagcgatttagcatgcatacatgagtATTGCATACTATACGTGCACAGACGTATTTGCTTTATCAAAAAACAGACACTTTGAAACATTTTGGCCAAAACATTTCAAGCCTTTTCACAAAAATTGCCTAATATATGCATGTGACAAGACAGTCATTTCATcaaagatttgtttttgttttttctttcaggaaGACCCACTACAACATTTGAGATACTGAGGAAAGCAGAAACATGACACTCTTGGCACCTATTGGAATTTAGAATGTCCTCTCTCAGTGCTACCAAATTTTGAGTTTATTGGAGGCCTTCTCTGCAAACCTGCCAAATCTCTgcctttctggatttatttctccactgatctccagtagcacattgggcacctactgacctggagaggccatctttcagtgtcctatctttttgcctttgcatactgttcatgcggttctcaaggcaagaatactgaagtgatgtgccattccattctccagtggaccacattttgtcagaactctccaccatgatccatctgacttgggtggccctacacagcatggctcatagtttcattgaattagacaagtaATAAACTATTACTTCgcttttagaagaaaattctgacacaCCACACAACAGAGATGAATTTTActctaaatgaaataagctaatCCAGAAAGACAAGTACAAGAAAAGTCCAGAGTATCCACCCTAGTCAAATCTGTAGACACGTAAAGCAGAGTGATGACTGCCAGAGGCTGAGGAAAGAGGAAATTGTAGTATCTTAATGACATAGACTTCAATTTTTGCCAGATCAAAAAGTTCTGGTGATTGGTTTCACTATATGAATACACTTAAGGCTACTGAACCATAACTTTAGGAATGATTAATATggcaatatcttttaaaaagctaCAATTCTAATAATTCTAGAATatatccagttttctttctttaggtgcttatttaatttatatgcagagtacatcatgagaaacgctgggctggaagaagcacaggctggaatcaagattgccgggagaaaatcaaatacctcggatatgcagatgacaccatccttatggcagaaagtgaagaggaattcaaaagcctcttgatgaaagtgaaagtggagagtgaaaatgttggcttaaagctcaacattcagaaaacgaagatcatggcatctggtcccatcacttcataggaaatagatggggaaacagtggaaacagtgtcagactttattttggggggctccaaaatcactgcagatggtgactgcagccatgaaattaaaagacatttactccttggaaggaaagttatgaccaacgtagatagcatattcaaaagcagagacaggactttgccaactaaggtctgtctagttaaggctatggtttttcctgtggtcatgtatggatgtgagagttggactgtgaagaaagctgagtgctgaagaattgatgcttttgaactggggtgttgaaaaaaactcttgaaagtccctgggACTgtaagcagatccaaccagtacatcctaaaggagaccagtcctaggcGTTCGCTGGAAggcttgatgctgaagctgaaattccaatactttggtcacctcatgcgaagagttgactcaacggaaaagaccctgatgcagggaaggattgggggcagaaggagaaggggatgacagaggatgagatagctggatggtatcaccgactccatggacatgagtttgagtaaactccaggtgttggtgaagggcagggaggcctggcgtgctgcgattcatggagtcatgaagagtcagacacgactgagtgactgaactgactgacggtAGTTTAGAGTATCTTTTATTAACAATACTTTGGATTAACGTTATCAAAGTGGAACATATCTAAGAAATCCAGTATGAATTTTGAATTATAATGGGGTTGTGGGCAGGAAAATAAACCATCAAATTCTGCTTTgtcatttgttccttttcattgaaGGACTCTTGAGGACATAAACACAAATATTCTCGAGTTAAATTTTAACAGTAAGTGCAATAGCACAAAGACATTATGCAATAGTGATAAAAGTCTGGAATGCATCATGCAGACTGTACTTGCCAGATAATCCTGACCCCTTTCATTTCCCCTAAATTTTAAAGTAGCCCTATCAGTGAGCTTTGCAGAGTGCTATTCAGAGAACGGATGGTCAGGGCTCCCTAAGAGACCTCCAGATCCCATCCAGACACAGTGActtagagaaagataaacatcagcttccctggtgacttggtCCTGACAAagtctgaatcaggaagatcgaAGAGAAGACAGGGTCCTGCCCTTAAGTAAGCTCTGTGTGTGGTAAGGTCTGGCCCTCAATGGACTCTGCTTCTAACCTGTCACTTTGCTCCTTCTGATTGAGGAGGGAGAGGGACTGTAGGAAGGAATCAAGCATAAGGAAAGTAGCATGGCAAAGATTCAGCAACTTCTTTCTCCATAAAATAGAGTGGTACCTTATTTTCTAATACATAAAATTCCCCTGAGGTCTTTGGATATTTTGAACTACTTTTATAATTTGCTATCTGATATTGTGATCTTCTCCTAATGACCTACGCTGTTTCTTTGCTGATAGACTTACTTTACATTTCCAGAGCAAATAGAGGTTAAACACTATAAATTATAATCCAGTGTATGAGAATTGATTGGCAATTCCAAAATCTGCACCTTACTTTTGTACTGGGCCTAGAAACTACAGATTGACACTGTCACTCCTTTGTGGTTCATTGTTAAAGTGTTCATGGTCAGctgaataaattttattatcaCAAAGTTGGAactttttcaacagtttattgatacttataaattacaaaaaaaggcTTCATTTATAAATGTAAACATCATTTGTCTATGCCATCATGTGTGAATGGTCATGATTATATTCCATAGCTGACTGAATATGGTAATAAGTATGTAAAATGTAACTATTCCTACTGATGTCAGTGCATTAATAGTTATCGTTGCTTATGATCACGCATCCTTTCTTCCTTACATGCCGTATGGAAGAAATTTAATGTTATCTTTTAATCTCTTGAATTCTAATGCTATAACTTTAAACTAATTGAATAAGGTATTTTTGTTACCCTAACAGGTTCTATGGAGATATGATGGCAAAAAGCCAGACACCTTAGGACCCAATATTTGTCTGTATAACTGAATTCCCCCAGAATGACCTTCTTGGTAAATATTGGCAGAACAAATCCTAAAAACATGATTAACAGCTGAGCAGAGTGATAGTACTTCAATAGCAAATAAACTTATCAAGTGTTTATTATTAAGacattcagaaagaaaatttaCTTCTGTGTTTTTACTCCCAACACTAGAGGGGAGAAGGAAAACATATCATAGTTGGCAATGAATTATACATTGGTCATATCCCTTATGCCCCAAattaaaatatcttcattttgCCTGTAGTTGCTTCTAACAGTGAGTAGCTTAATGGGTTATTGTTCAACCTCTGAATGCTTTCCTTACACCTATTGGTTCTCCTGTGTAGGAGTATTTTAAATACTACTGATAAATAATAGCTCCTTATTTATTACCAGTGACTCTCCATTTTCTACAGAAATAAAATCCACAATCATTTCCATGAAGAGGTAgcatatttcttaataaaatgaaGATTCTCTTTTCTTTGGTTCCACAGTTACTACCATTACCCTTTCGGTGATTTTGACACCATTCTTATCAGATTAAATGACTTCCTTGATCTTTTAGAGAATATATTTCTGAATGCCCCCTTTTTATGCATATGTGGTTTCTTTTACCCAGAGTGCTCTTTAAACTGTTCTTCTGCCAATCTTGAATTCGATTGTGAAATCCAAGTGACAAAGCACTTCTTTCATGAAGTCTTCACTTATCTCTCCAGCAGACAGGAGTTTCTGGCTGTGAGTTCTGAAAGCAATTTAAATGCAGTTTCCTATGTGTAACCATCTGTTATCTTAAAAACATTGCTTTTTACAGTGCCTTATAAGGCCCATTTCTtgttttattctgaattattattaataattttactgaaagtcactcaatgcTAGATCATCCAAAAACCAAAGGCTTTATAACTCATGGTGGAACCAACAGCACTTACAAGGCCATCTGCCATGAGATCACTATGGTGGGCTTTCCTATGTTTGCTGACCAACCTGATAACATCACCTGATGgcccacagcataccaggcttccctgtccttcaccatctcccagagtttgctcacactcatgtccattgagtcagtgatgctgtctaaccatctcatcttctgtcgtctccttctgtTTTAACTGCCCACTGTCATCAGTAGGCAGATCACTCAGAGAAAATAATCAATATGGCAATAGTGATCATAAATTATACAATTGACCAGTCAAACTTAATTGATATCTTTAGAATTAATACATTACACTAAAAAAATCAGAACACACATCTTCAGTCTTTGCAAACTGCAGGATTTctgctgctttttcattttagtcCAGAACTTTCCCCAAATAATTTACATTGCTTTGCAGTTGATCAtttattgtttttgctgtttctgTGAGGGACACAATTGTTGTGACCTCATAACCCTCCATTTTGTTGATGTCACCTCATCTCTAATTCTGTGTCAAAGTGACTGCAGACACAAGAGCCTCTCACTTGCTATTGTTTTACACTAGTTAGTCTTCTTTCTCATAGAATATAATTGATGTGTGTGTACAAGAAGGGTGACAGCACTGACAAATCAATACTAAACACACTGTATAATCTGGAAACGTTCTGCACTTTGCCTTTTCACTTGATTTCCACATCTGCTAACTATTCATGTAATCTACTTTTTTAAGGAATAGGAGTTATAATTTAACTTCTGGTTGATAACTTCTGGATATAAGCCTGAGCAATAGCAAAAGTTtacagtaattatttttaaaggactgCATATGAGCAAGATGCCTATGAAAAGACTctcgcttctgctgctgctacagctgactTGTTACTTTAGCGGTGGGAGTTGTGGAAAGGTGCTGGTGTGGCCGGTGGAATTTAGTCACTGGATGAATATGAAGACAATTCTGGAGGAACTTGTCACGAGGGGTCATGAGGTGACTGTTCTGATATCTTCAGCTTCCACTATTCCTAATTCCAGCAAACCATCTACTATGAGATTTGAGACTTTTCCTGTATCTTTAACAAAAAGTGATTATGAGAATTTTATGGAACGTCTTCTTGAGGAATGGACATATGTGGCGAAAGATTCCTTTTGGTCCTCCTTGGCAACAGTGAAAAGTTCATTTTGGGAATTTTTTGATACTGCTTTAAGGATGTGTGAAGATGCTGTTTCCAACAAGAAATTAATGACAAAACTACAGGAATCAAGGTTTGATATCCTTATTGCAGATGCCGTTGGACCCTGTGGTGAACTGCTGGCTGAATTACTTAAAATACCATTCGTGTACAGTCATTACACCTCACCTGGCcatataattgaaaagaatagCGGAAGACTTCCATTCCCACCATCTTATGTACCTGTTATGTTTTCAGAATTAAGTGATCGCATGACATTCATGGAGAGGgtcaaaaatatgttttacaCACTTTATTTTGACCTTTTCTTCACAGCATACAACGATAAGAAGTGGAACCAGTTTTACAGTGAAGTACTAGGTAAGTTGgacttcctgatagctcagtggtagagaatctacctgccaaggcaggagacacaggtttgatcctttggtcagaaagatcccttggaaaaggaaatggcattccattccagtgtttttgcctgggaaatcccatggacagagaagcctgttgggctatagtccacggagtggAAAAGAGTCAGTTATCACTTAGCAACGAAACTACGAGGTAATTCATGTTTTAAGTTGGTAGAATGAAGTCTTATTTTTCCTAGTGCCTTGGAAGTTGAGTTTGTCTAAATATAAATTCACAAAAATTTATCTCAAATAAGtgaaacagtgaaataaaaatataaaatgacccTCAATCTAACAAATATTATGCAAACACTTAAATTATAGGGTAGGGTAAAGCCCATTACTAGTATCGGATACCAGGAAGTCATTTACCACAGACTGAAGTACCTAGGACATCTGTAAGTTACTATCCAACTTacaaaacttctttttttaacttaaagtcATTAAGAATCTCATAAACTGTCTTGACAAATGAAGACATGTACATTGAAAGTTATACACATATTTGTAGTATAAGTATCCAGCTAGCTTTTAGAAATTGTTTCTGCTTATGTAGAAACAGATGTATTCCAGATATACTTTATTATCCTATACTATGCTATGTATAGATTTATCAAGAAACAGACACATTCAAATATCACGCCAAAACATCCCAAGTTCCTTTACAAAAATTATCTAATATACACATATGACAATAGTCTCATTTGAtcaaacatttgttgttgttttcctttttactttcaggAAGACCTACTACCTTATCAGAGACAATGGGGAAAGCCGAAATGTGGCTCATTCGAAGCTACTGGGACTTTTCATTTCCTCGTCCACGACTACCAAATGTTGAATTTGTTGGAGGGCTCCACTGCAAACCTGCCAAGCCTCTGCCTAAGGTCACCTACtcctccttggtgttctttgtgAACTTTGTGTTTTCAATAGGAATATTCTGTATTCTTTATTTAGAATGTTTGATTACAGGTAGTCAGATATGGGAACCTGGATAAAGTGAACTTTCACCTAGAAAGTGATGTATTTCTGTATCAGCACATCTATCTGAATTTCATTATCATTACAGAATAAACTAGAGTACATGGGACACTTTGATAATACATTAATTAAATTGCAATTTCATTATTCACACATAGAGAAGCATCATTCATTAAAGGACACATAgttctatataaaaatatgtatttcatacaaataaaataatagcgATAGTATcacctggtgatgccatccaatcacctcatctcACTATAATATGTTACattgtattataattattatagggTAATTTTGTATATAGCATATTCCCGAAGTGAGTGCTAATATAGGCAAATGGTGTAGGCACAGTTTCTACCACCTGACAGTCCACCTGAAATGAGAGAACACAATCAAGTTGTAAAAAATGTTATAAGATGGAAAGACCAGAGTGCTAAAGAAATATTCACCATGAATCATATAATGTATCTCTGATTCACAGACAATTATGAGACCTGAAGGATGATCAGGAATAAACAGAGGAATAGGGCAGGGGTGGAAGAAGA comes from Capra hircus breed San Clemente unplaced genomic scaffold, ASM170441v1, whole genome shotgun sequence and encodes:
- the LOC108635036 gene encoding UDP-glucuronosyltransferase 2B17-like; the encoded protein is MSKMPMKRLSLLLLLQLTCYFSGGSCGKVLVWPVEFSHWMNMKTILEELVTRGHEVTVLISSASTIPNSSKPSTMRFETFPVSLTKSDYENFMERLLEEWTYVAKDSFWSSLATVKSSFWEFFDTALRMCEDAVSNKKLMTKLQESRFDILIADAVGPCGELLAELLKIPFVYSHYTSPGHIIEKNSGRLPFPPSYVPVMFSELSDRMTFMERVKNMFYTLYFDLFFTAYNDKKWNQFYSEVLGRPTTLSETMGKAEMWLIRSYWDFSFPRPRLPNVEFVGGLHCKPAKPLPKVTYSSLVFFVNFVFSIGIFCILYLECLITGSQIWEPG